In Fusobacterium simiae, a genomic segment contains:
- a CDS encoding KpsF/GutQ family sugar-phosphate isomerase, with translation MLDQEIIEIAKNIYDTEIKSLELRMNRLSENFVKVVRKIYDCKGKVVVTGIGKTGIIGKKISATFASTGTTSIFMNSTEGLHGDLGIINPEDIVLAISNSGESDEILAIMPAIKNIGAYIIAMTGNVNSRLAKASDLYINTHVEEEGCPLNLAPMSSTTNALVMGDALAGCLMKLRNFSPQNFAMYHPGGSLGRKLLTKVGNLMKMGEALALCKADTSMEDIVILMSEKKLGVVCVMNDDNNVLVGIITEGDIRRALKHKEEFFKLKAKDIMTENYIKVDKEEMATQALSIMEDRPHQINVLPVFDSDKFVGVIRIHDLLKVR, from the coding sequence ATGTTAGATCAAGAAATTATAGAAATTGCCAAAAATATTTATGACACAGAAATTAAATCATTAGAATTGAGAATGAATAGATTATCAGAAAATTTTGTAAAAGTAGTTAGAAAAATATATGACTGTAAAGGAAAAGTTGTAGTTACTGGTATAGGAAAAACTGGAATAATAGGTAAAAAGATTTCTGCTACCTTTGCTTCAACAGGAACAACAAGTATTTTTATGAACTCAACTGAGGGCTTACATGGGGATTTAGGAATTATTAATCCAGAAGATATAGTTTTAGCTATTTCAAACAGTGGAGAAAGTGATGAAATTCTTGCAATAATGCCAGCAATAAAAAATATTGGAGCATATATAATTGCAATGACTGGAAATGTTAATTCAAGACTTGCAAAAGCCTCTGACTTATATATAAATACACATGTGGAAGAAGAAGGTTGTCCTTTAAATCTTGCTCCAATGTCATCTACAACAAATGCACTTGTTATGGGAGATGCACTTGCTGGTTGTCTTATGAAACTTAGAAACTTTTCTCCACAAAATTTTGCTATGTATCACCCAGGAGGAAGTTTAGGAAGAAAATTACTAACAAAAGTTGGAAATTTAATGAAAATGGGAGAAGCTCTTGCCCTTTGTAAAGCTGATACAAGCATGGAAGATATAGTAATCTTAATGAGTGAAAAGAAACTTGGGGTTGTTTGTGTTATGAATGATGACAACAATGTTTTAGTTGGAATTATTACTGAAGGAGATATAAGAAGAGCCTTAAAACACAAAGAAGAATTTTTTAAACTAAAGGCTAAAGATATAATGACAGAAAATTATATTAAAGTTGATAAAGAAGAAATGGCAACACAAGCCTTATCAATAATGGAAGACAGACCTCATCAAATTAATGTACTTCCTGTATTTGATAGTGACAAGTTTGTGGGAGTTATTAGAATACATGATTTATTGAAAGTTAGGTAA
- a CDS encoding NAD(P)/FAD-dependent oxidoreductase, which yields MKVNINNIIVSINKNQEKEIYKELEKNGIFKNNIENLKYLRKSIDSRKRNDIKFIYSLEITLKKNINLEKYTKLSLAKEEIYEKRIALYPKREVAVVGTGPAGLFSALRLAELGYIPIVFERGEEVDKRNITTNNFIKTKILNPNSNIQFGEGGAGTYSDGKLNTRIKSEYIEKVFKEFIECGAQEEIFWNYKPHIGTDILRIVVKNLREKIKSLGGKFYFSSLVEDIEVKNNEIKALKILEVNTQKRYTYNIDKVIFAIGHSSRNTYKMLYSKGVAMENKPFAIGVRIEHLRKDIDKMQYGEAVSNPLLEAATYNMAFNNKKETRGTFSFCMCPGGEIVNASSEIGASLVNGMSYSTRSGKFSNSAIVVGISEKDYGDQIFSGMHLQEKLEKKNYEIVGTYGAIYQNVIDFMKNKKTTFEIESSYKMKLFSYDMNNFFPDYITRNLHSAFENWSKNNLFISEKVNLIGPETRTSAPVKILRDLKGESISIKGLFPIGEGAGYAGGIMSAAVDGLKIVDLAFSKKLI from the coding sequence ATGAAAGTTAATATTAATAATATAATTGTATCTATAAATAAAAATCAAGAAAAAGAAATATATAAAGAATTAGAAAAAAATGGTATTTTTAAAAATAATATAGAAAATTTAAAATATTTAAGAAAATCTATTGATAGCAGGAAGAGAAATGATATAAAATTTATTTATAGTTTAGAAATTACTTTAAAGAAAAATATAAATTTAGAAAAATATACAAAGCTAAGTTTAGCTAAGGAAGAAATTTATGAAAAAAGAATAGCTCTTTATCCTAAAAGAGAGGTTGCAGTTGTAGGAACAGGACCAGCTGGACTTTTCTCAGCTTTAAGATTGGCAGAGTTAGGATATATCCCTATTGTATTTGAAAGAGGAGAAGAAGTAGACAAAAGAAATATTACAACAAATAATTTTATAAAAACTAAGATTCTTAATCCTAATTCAAATATACAATTTGGTGAAGGTGGAGCTGGAACATATTCTGATGGTAAGCTAAATACTAGAATTAAAAGTGAATATATAGAAAAGGTATTTAAAGAATTTATAGAATGTGGAGCTCAGGAGGAGATTTTTTGGAATTATAAACCACATATAGGAACTGATATACTAAGAATAGTAGTTAAAAATTTAAGAGAGAAAATAAAATCATTAGGTGGAAAATTTTATTTTTCTTCACTTGTTGAAGATATTGAAGTAAAAAACAATGAGATTAAGGCTTTAAAAATTTTAGAAGTGAATACACAAAAAAGATATACTTATAATATAGATAAGGTTATTTTTGCTATTGGCCATTCATCAAGAAACACTTATAAAATGTTATATTCAAAGGGTGTTGCTATGGAGAATAAACCTTTTGCTATTGGAGTTAGAATAGAACATTTAAGAAAAGATATAGATAAAATGCAGTATGGAGAAGCTGTATCCAACCCACTTTTAGAAGCAGCAACTTATAATATGGCCTTTAATAATAAAAAAGAAACAAGGGGAACTTTTTCATTTTGTATGTGCCCAGGTGGAGAGATTGTAAATGCTTCATCTGAAATAGGTGCATCTCTTGTGAATGGTATGAGCTACTCTACAAGAAGTGGTAAATTTTCAAATTCTGCAATAGTAGTTGGAATATCTGAAAAAGATTATGGTGACCAAATTTTTTCAGGTATGCATTTACAAGAAAAATTAGAAAAGAAAAATTATGAGATTGTAGGAACTTATGGAGCTATTTACCAAAATGTAATAGATTTTATGAAAAATAAAAAAACTACTTTTGAAATTGAAAGTAGCTATAAGATGAAATTATTTTCTTATGATATGAATAATTTTTTCCCAGACTATATAACTAGAAATCTTCATTCTGCTTTTGAAAATTGGAGTAAGAATAATCTTTTTATTTCGGAAAAAGTAAACTTGATAGGACCTGAAACTAGGACTTCTGCACCTGTTAAAATTTTGAGAGATTTAAAGGGAGAATCTATTTCAATAAAAGGTTTATTTCCTATTGGAGAGGGAGCAGGTTATGCAGGTGGAATTATGAGTGCGGCTGTTGATGGACTTAAAATTGTAGATTTAGCTTTTAGTAAAAAATTAATATGA
- a CDS encoding NAD(P)H-dependent glycerol-3-phosphate dehydrogenase: MAKISVIGSGGWGIALTILLHKNGHNLTIWSFDKKETEELKTTRQNKSKLPNILLPEDIEVTNNLKEAVENKDILILAVPSKAIRSVSKSLKDIIKEKQIIVNVAKGLEESTLKTMTDIIEEELKDKNPQVAVLSGPSHAEEVGRGIPTTCVVSAHSKELTLYLQNIFMNPSFRVYTSPDMVGMEIGGALKNVIALAAGIADGLNYGDNTKAALITRGIREIAALGVAMGGEQSTFYGLTGLGDLIVTCASMHSRNRRAGILLGQGKTLDEAIKEVNMVVEGVYSAKSALMAAKKYNIEIPIIEQVNAVLFENKNAAEAVNELMIRDKKLEIQSW, from the coding sequence ATGGCAAAAATATCAGTTATAGGTTCAGGAGGTTGGGGGATAGCCTTAACTATTTTATTACATAAGAATGGACATAACTTAACAATATGGTCTTTTGATAAAAAAGAAACAGAGGAATTAAAAACTACAAGACAGAATAAATCAAAATTACCAAACATATTGTTACCAGAAGATATAGAAGTAACAAACAATTTAAAAGAAGCAGTTGAAAACAAAGATATTTTAATACTTGCTGTTCCTTCAAAAGCAATAAGATCAGTGTCTAAGTCTTTAAAGGATATCATTAAAGAAAAGCAAATTATTGTAAATGTTGCAAAAGGTTTGGAAGAGAGTACACTAAAGACGATGACAGATATTATTGAGGAAGAATTAAAAGATAAAAATCCACAGGTAGCAGTTTTATCAGGTCCTAGTCATGCAGAAGAAGTTGGTAGAGGAATACCTACTACTTGTGTAGTATCTGCTCATAGTAAAGAACTTACACTGTATTTACAAAATATTTTTATGAATCCAAGTTTTAGAGTTTATACGAGTCCTGATATGGTAGGAATGGAAATTGGAGGAGCATTAAAAAATGTTATTGCTCTTGCTGCTGGAATAGCTGATGGTCTAAATTATGGAGATAATACAAAAGCTGCTCTCATAACTCGTGGAATAAGAGAGATTGCTGCATTAGGTGTTGCTATGGGAGGAGAACAATCTACATTTTATGGACTTACTGGTTTAGGAGATTTAATTGTTACTTGTGCAAGTATGCACAGTAGAAATAGAAGAGCTGGTATTTTATTGGGTCAAGGAAAAACTTTAGATGAAGCCATAAAAGAAGTTAATATGGTAGTTGAAGGTGTATATAGTGCTAAATCTGCTTTAATGGCAGCTAAGAAATATAATATAGAAATACCTATAATTGAACAAGTTAATGCAGTTTTGTTTGAAAATAAAAATGCAGCAGAAGCTGTTAATGAACTTATGATAAGAGATAAAAAATTAGAAATTCAATCTTGGTAG
- a CDS encoding tRNA1(Val) (adenine(37)-N6)-methyltransferase yields MLKDDEVIEKLDEKFEIIQKVGGYKYGEDTILLFKLFQATLNKKNIKLLDIGTGNGILPILLSDSEFLSELVGVDIQKENIERANKVLELNKIEKNIQFECMDIKEYKKSNYFDVVISNPPYMNDNGKKINENEHKAISRHEIKLNLSELISNAKRLLKPIGLLYFMHRTHRLVEIIKTLDENNFSIKKIIFIYSAKNNKSSMMFIEAVKGKKVKLEVTNHYIYIK; encoded by the coding sequence ATGTTAAAAGATGATGAAGTAATAGAAAAATTAGATGAAAAATTTGAGATAATACAAAAAGTTGGAGGCTATAAATATGGAGAGGATACCATATTACTTTTTAAATTATTTCAAGCAACTTTAAATAAAAAGAATATTAAATTATTGGATATTGGTACAGGAAATGGAATATTGCCAATACTTTTATCTGATAGTGAGTTTTTAAGTGAACTTGTTGGTGTAGATATACAAAAAGAAAATATTGAAAGAGCTAATAAAGTTTTAGAATTAAATAAAATAGAAAAAAATATTCAGTTTGAATGTATGGATATTAAAGAGTATAAAAAATCAAATTATTTTGATGTTGTAATTTCTAATCCTCCATATATGAATGACAATGGAAAAAAGATAAATGAGAATGAGCATAAAGCTATATCAAGGCATGAAATAAAATTAAATTTAAGTGAGTTAATTTCAAATGCTAAAAGACTTTTAAAACCTATTGGCTTACTATATTTTATGCATAGAACACATAGATTGGTAGAAATAATAAAAACCTTAGATGAAAATAATTTCTCTATAAAAAAAATAATTTTTATCTATTCAGCAAAAAACAATAAATCAAGTATGATGTTTATTGAAGCTGTTAAAGGAAAAAAAGTAAAATTAGAAGTTACAAATCATTACATATATATAAAATAG
- a CDS encoding PSP1 domain-containing protein, with translation MENIIDVNTEVISTDPEKLHTVLIVTFETTKKRYYFEVLGNKIFKKNDRVIVETIRGTELGIASNNPIQMKEKDLVLPIKPVLKLATEKEIEIYNLQRKEADEAFIICKEKIQEHQLEMKLITCEYTFDKSKLIFYFTANGRIDFRELVKDLAVLFKTRIELRQIGVRDEARILGNIGPCGKELCCKTFINKFDSVSVKMARDQGLVINPTKISGVCGRLLCCINYEYSQYEEALKNFPAVNQIVKTEIGEGKVVSISPLNDFLYVDVKDKGISRFDIKDIKFNRKEASILKNMRTQEEIENKILENE, from the coding sequence ATGGAAAATATTATAGATGTAAATACAGAAGTTATAAGCACAGATCCAGAGAAGCTACATACAGTTTTAATTGTTACCTTTGAAACAACTAAAAAAAGGTATTATTTTGAAGTGCTTGGAAATAAAATATTTAAGAAAAATGATAGAGTAATAGTAGAAACTATAAGGGGTACAGAATTAGGAATTGCCTCAAATAATCCTATACAAATGAAAGAAAAAGATTTAGTTTTACCTATAAAACCAGTTTTGAAGTTAGCAACTGAAAAAGAAATTGAAATATATAATTTACAGAGAAAAGAAGCAGATGAGGCTTTTATTATTTGTAAAGAAAAAATTCAAGAGCACCAACTTGAAATGAAACTTATAACTTGTGAATACACTTTTGATAAATCAAAGCTAATTTTTTACTTTACTGCCAATGGTAGAATAGATTTTAGAGAGCTTGTTAAAGATTTGGCTGTTCTTTTTAAAACTAGAATAGAATTAAGGCAGATTGGTGTTAGAGATGAAGCTAGAATTTTAGGCAATATTGGTCCTTGTGGAAAAGAATTATGTTGTAAAACTTTTATAAATAAATTTGACTCTGTATCTGTAAAAATGGCAAGAGATCAAGGGCTTGTAATCAATCCAACAAAAATATCTGGTGTTTGTGGAAGACTATTATGTTGTATAAATTACGAATATAGTCAGTATGAAGAAGCTCTTAAAAATTTCCCTGCTGTCAATCAAATAGTAAAAACAGAGATAGGAGAAGGAAAAGTTGTAAGTATAAGTCCACTTAATGATTTTCTTTATGTTGATGTAAAAGATAAAGGAATTTCAAGATTTGATATTAAAGATATTAAATTTAATAGAAAAGAAGCAAGTATCTTAAAAAATATGAGAACTCAAGAAGAAATTGAAAATAAAATTTTAGAGAATGAATAA
- the radC gene encoding RadC family protein produces the protein MAKKEVKANKSKKLDVKGHRKRIKEKFLNNGIDSFAEYEILELLLTYCIPRKDTKSIAKELLNKFKTLDNIFKADFDKLSVVDGLGKNSIAFLKLMGDLPSIIYKDELKNKKLINKETLKISNKDILLKYLRNKIGYEGIEKFYVIYLSSSNEVIEFEENSVGTLDRSSVYPREIYKKVINLNAKSVILAHNHPSDNITPSKSDIELTNEIAKGLKNFGALLIEHIIITKNSYFSFLEEGLI, from the coding sequence ATGGCAAAAAAAGAGGTAAAAGCTAATAAAAGTAAAAAATTAGATGTAAAAGGACATAGAAAAAGAATTAAAGAAAAGTTTTTAAACAATGGAATTGATAGCTTTGCAGAATATGAAATTTTAGAATTGTTACTTACTTATTGTATCCCAAGAAAAGATACAAAGTCAATTGCCAAAGAACTTTTAAATAAATTTAAGACTTTAGATAATATATTTAAAGCAGATTTTGATAAATTATCTGTAGTTGATGGTCTAGGAAAAAATAGTATAGCCTTTCTAAAACTAATGGGAGATTTACCTAGTATTATATATAAAGATGAATTAAAAAATAAAAAATTAATAAATAAAGAAACATTAAAAATTTCAAATAAAGATATTTTACTTAAATATTTAAGAAATAAAATAGGATATGAAGGAATAGAAAAATTCTATGTTATATATTTATCAAGTTCCAATGAAGTTATTGAATTTGAAGAAAATTCAGTTGGAACTTTAGATAGAAGTTCAGTGTATCCAAGAGAAATATATAAAAAAGTTATAAATTTAAATGCTAAATCAGTAATTTTAGCACATAATCATCCCTCTGATAATATTACTCCCTCCAAAAGTGATATTGAACTAACTAATGAGATAGCTAAGGGACTTAAAAATTTTGGAGCATTATTAATAGAACATATAATAATAACAAAAAATTCCTACTTCAGTTTTTTAGAAGAAGGATTAATATAA
- the cobT gene encoding nicotinate-nucleotide--dimethylbenzimidazole phosphoribosyltransferase: MKDKNSLFNLINEIKAVDNESIKRAQIELDRKMKPKNSLGILEDICKKVAGIYGYPLRKLEKKCHIVVASDNGVIEEGVSSCPIEYTPIVSEAMLNNIACIGIFTKTLGVDLNVVDIGMKNDIKRAYPNLIDKKIKRGTNNFYKEKAMSINECLQAIYTGIELINEKVKDYDIFSNGEMGIANTTTSSALLYSVTKKNIDDIVGRGGGLSDEGLNKKKKIIVEACERYNTFGMDAVDMLASVGGFDLACMVGMYIGIALNKKLMLVDGFISSIAALLACSLNKNIQDYLLFTHKSEEPGVNIILDYLKEKTFLNMNMRLGEGTGAVLAYPIIDCAIEMINTMKSPEEVYDLFYK; this comes from the coding sequence ATGAAAGATAAAAATTCTTTATTTAACTTAATAAATGAAATAAAAGCTGTTGATAATGAGTCAATTAAACGAGCACAGATTGAGCTTGATAGAAAAATGAAGCCTAAGAATAGCCTTGGAATTTTAGAAGATATTTGTAAAAAAGTGGCAGGAATTTATGGATATCCCTTAAGAAAATTGGAAAAAAAGTGTCATATTGTAGTAGCCTCTGATAATGGAGTTATTGAAGAAGGAGTATCATCTTGTCCTATTGAATACACTCCAATAGTTTCAGAAGCAATGCTTAATAATATAGCTTGTATTGGAATATTTACAAAAACCTTAGGTGTTGATTTAAATGTTGTTGACATTGGAATGAAAAATGATATAAAAAGAGCTTATCCTAATTTAATTGATAAAAAAATTAAAAGGGGAACAAATAATTTTTATAAGGAAAAAGCTATGTCAATAAATGAATGTTTACAAGCAATTTACACTGGTATAGAATTAATCAATGAAAAAGTAAAAGATTATGATATATTTTCAAATGGTGAAATGGGTATAGCCAATACCACAACAAGTTCGGCACTTCTATATTCAGTAACTAAAAAAAATATTGACGATATTGTAGGTAGAGGTGGAGGACTTTCTGATGAAGGTCTAAATAAAAAGAAAAAAATTATAGTTGAAGCTTGTGAAAGATATAATACTTTTGGAATGGATGCAGTTGATATGTTAGCATCAGTTGGAGGTTTTGACTTAGCCTGTATGGTAGGAATGTATATAGGAATAGCACTTAACAAAAAACTTATGCTTGTTGATGGCTTTATATCATCAATTGCTGCATTGCTGGCTTGTAGTTTAAATAAAAATATTCAAGATTATTTATTATTTACGCATAAGAGTGAAGAACCAGGAGTTAATATAATCTTAGATTATTTAAAAGAAAAAACATTTTTAAATATGAATATGAGATTGGGGGAAGGCACAGGAGCTGTCCTTGCTTACCCTATTATTGATTGTGCAATAGAAATGATAAATACTATGAAAAGTCCAGAAGAAGTTTATGATTTATTTTATAAGTAG
- a CDS encoding histidine phosphatase family protein, producing the protein MGKLILVRHGQTEMNAQRLYFGKLNPPLNDLGISQAYQAKEKLLNIDYDRIYSSPLERAKQTAEICNYLDKDIIFDPKLEEIDFGIFEGLTFKEMSERYPDEIKKMEENWKGYNYITGESPQEMFYRAVSFLETLDYTKNNLIVAHWGIISCIISYFISKSLDTYWKFNIKNGSIAIFEGNFEFSYLIKLD; encoded by the coding sequence ATGGGAAAATTAATTTTAGTAAGACATGGACAGACAGAAATGAATGCACAAAGATTATATTTTGGAAAGTTAAATCCACCTTTAAATGACTTAGGAATAAGCCAGGCTTATCAGGCAAAGGAAAAATTATTAAATATAGATTATGATAGGATTTATTCTAGTCCTTTGGAAAGGGCAAAACAAACAGCTGAAATTTGTAACTATTTGGATAAAGATATAATTTTTGATCCTAAATTAGAAGAAATAGATTTTGGAATTTTTGAAGGTTTAACATTTAAAGAAATGTCAGAAAGATATCCAGATGAAATAAAAAAAATGGAAGAAAATTGGAAAGGTTATAACTATATAACAGGAGAAAGTCCTCAAGAAATGTTTTATAGAGCAGTTTCTTTTTTAGAAACTTTAGATTATACAAAAAATAATCTTATTGTTGCACATTGGGGAATAATTAGTTGTATAATTAGTTATTTTATATCAAAAAGTTTAGATACTTATTGGAAGTTTAATATAAAAAATGGTTCTATTGCAATCTTTGAAGGAAATTTTGAATTTAGTTACTTAATAAAATTAGATTAG
- the cobS gene encoding adenosylcobinamide-GDP ribazoletransferase produces the protein MKGFLLLLSFMTRIPMPKIEYNEEKLGKSMKYFPVVGIIVGLILLFFSIVFTFILKNLAYTAVLPIIIMVIILTDLITTGALHLDGLADTFDGIFSYRSKHKMLEIMKDSRLGSNGALALILYFLIKFALFYSLIIENQGEAIYAVITYPVVARFCSVISCASAPYARGSGMGKTFVDNTKTCGVIVATTITLLYIIGMIFMPFVLFTNYSLPLYFIAQSIVINVVIVLLLGLFAYAFSKLIERKIGGITGDTLGALLEISSLVYLFLLLVIPTFF, from the coding sequence ATGAAAGGATTTTTATTACTTTTATCTTTTATGACAAGAATACCAATGCCAAAAATAGAATATAATGAGGAAAAACTTGGAAAATCTATGAAATATTTTCCAGTTGTAGGAATAATAGTAGGACTTATATTATTATTCTTTTCTATAGTTTTTACTTTTATTTTAAAAAATTTAGCTTACACTGCTGTTTTGCCAATAATAATCATGGTTATAATTTTAACTGATTTAATAACAACAGGTGCTTTACATCTTGATGGCTTAGCAGATACTTTTGATGGAATTTTTAGTTATAGAAGTAAACATAAAATGTTAGAAATAATGAAAGACTCAAGATTAGGTAGTAATGGAGCATTAGCTTTAATATTATACTTTTTAATAAAATTTGCTTTATTTTATTCTTTGATAATAGAAAATCAAGGAGAGGCTATATATGCTGTTATAACTTATCCAGTTGTTGCCAGATTTTGTAGTGTTATAAGTTGTGCATCAGCACCTTATGCCAGAGGAAGTGGAATGGGGAAAACTTTTGTAGATAACACAAAAACTTGTGGAGTGATAGTTGCAACTACAATAACACTTTTATATATAATTGGAATGATATTTATGCCTTTTGTACTTTTTACTAATTATTCATTGCCTTTATATTTTATAGCACAAAGCATTGTGATAAATGTTGTTATTGTTTTATTATTAGGTTTATTTGCCTATGCTTTTTCAAAATTGATAGAAAGGAAAATTGGAGGTATAACTGGTGATACTTTAGGTGCTTTACTTGAAATATCTAGTCTTGTATATTTATTCTTACTTTTAGTTATTCCTACATTTTTTTAA
- the cobU gene encoding bifunctional adenosylcobinamide kinase/adenosylcobinamide-phosphate guanylyltransferase yields MGKIIFFTGGSRSGKSKFAEEYIYENKYKNKIYFATAIAFDKEMQDRIERHVKRRGNTWKTIEGYKNLISLVKNDIDNADVILFDCVTNFVSNFMIIDREIDWNNVDISVVHEIEGKIEEETSNFLKFVKSKKCDCVFVTNEIGSGLVPDYPLGRYFRDICGRINQLIAKNSDEAYLAVSGIKVKIK; encoded by the coding sequence ATGGGAAAGATTATATTTTTTACTGGTGGAAGTAGAAGTGGAAAAAGTAAATTTGCTGAAGAATATATTTATGAAAATAAATATAAGAATAAAATTTATTTTGCAACTGCTATAGCTTTTGATAAAGAAATGCAAGACAGAATAGAAAGACATGTTAAAAGAAGAGGTAATACTTGGAAAACTATTGAAGGATATAAAAATCTTATATCTCTTGTAAAAAATGATATAGATAATGCAGATGTTATATTATTTGATTGTGTTACAAATTTTGTTTCTAATTTTATGATAATAGATAGAGAAATTGATTGGAACAATGTTGATATATCTGTTGTACATGAAATTGAAGGTAAAATTGAAGAAGAAACTTCTAACTTTTTAAAATTTGTTAAATCTAAAAAATGCGATTGTGTATTTGTAACAAATGAAATTGGTTCAGGACTTGTTCCTGACTATCCACTGGGTAGATATTTTAGAGATATATGTGGAAGAATTAATCAACTTATTGCAAAAAATTCTGATGAAGCTTATTTAGCAGTTTCTGGAATAAAAGTAAAAATTAAATAG
- a CDS encoding murein L,D-transpeptidase catalytic domain family protein, with protein sequence MKSLKNIFTLIFYFTISISIFAEINFLNNFNLDNIDIKKKFSDSEIKTMYSELCLNDKVSYSCFNNAIHGLEKIEDLEIFNNSNDNLLVMVDYTKPSTEERLFIIDLKKKQLLMSSLVTHGKGTGDLYATKFSNKNNSYSTSSGFYLTGNIYNGKHGESLELYGLEKGKNDNARKRTIVMHSAYYANKKFAEKYGRLGRSKGCLALPTELNAKIINLISGGVVLYVHTNFDEDKEYDFSKLLSKSF encoded by the coding sequence ATGAAGTCACTTAAAAATATTTTTACATTGATTTTTTATTTTACAATTTCTATATCAATATTTGCAGAAATAAATTTTTTAAATAATTTTAATTTAGATAATATAGATATAAAGAAAAAGTTTTCTGATTCAGAAATTAAAACTATGTATAGTGAATTATGTTTAAATGATAAAGTCAGTTATTCATGTTTTAATAATGCAATACATGGTCTAGAAAAAATTGAAGACTTAGAAATTTTTAATAATTCAAATGATAATCTTTTAGTTATGGTTGATTATACTAAACCTTCAACAGAAGAAAGATTATTTATTATTGATTTAAAGAAAAAGCAGCTTCTTATGTCAAGTCTTGTTACACATGGCAAAGGGACAGGAGATTTATATGCTACAAAATTTTCCAATAAAAATAATTCCTATTCAACTTCATCAGGATTTTATCTAACAGGAAATATTTACAATGGAAAGCATGGTGAGTCTCTTGAACTTTATGGTTTAGAAAAAGGTAAAAATGATAATGCTAGAAAGAGAACTATTGTTATGCACTCAGCATATTATGCAAATAAAAAATTTGCTGAAAAATATGGTAGACTTGGAAGAAGCAAAGGTTGTCTTGCACTACCCACAGAATTAAATGCTAAAATTATAAATTTAATTTCGGGTGGAGTTGTACTTTATGTTCACACAAATTTTGATGAAGACAAAGAATATGATTTTTCAAAACTTTTATCTAAGAGCTTTTAG
- a CDS encoding PTS sugar transporter subunit IIA, with protein MGLFDIFKKKEKIVVTIYSPMNGKVIELKEVPDEAFAQKMVGDGCAIEPDKGIICSPIDGRLMNIFPTNHAIIFETVDGLEMIIHFGIDTVRLEGKGFQKLREPGPIKIGDEIVKYNLDDIKDGVPSTRSPIIINNMEKVEKIEVLSLGKIVKIGEPIMKVTLK; from the coding sequence ATGGGATTATTTGACATTTTTAAGAAGAAGGAAAAAATAGTTGTTACTATATATTCACCAATGAATGGAAAAGTTATTGAGCTTAAAGAGGTTCCAGATGAGGCTTTTGCACAAAAAATGGTAGGAGATGGTTGTGCTATTGAGCCAGATAAGGGTATTATATGTTCCCCTATTGATGGTCGACTTATGAATATTTTTCCAACTAATCATGCTATTATTTTTGAAACAGTTGATGGCTTAGAAATGATAATTCACTTTGGAATTGATACTGTTAGATTGGAAGGAAAAGGTTTTCAAAAATTAAGAGAACCTGGTCCTATAAAAATTGGAGATGAAATTGTAAAATATAATCTTGATGATATAAAAGATGGAGTTCCTTCTACAAGAAGTCCTATTATAATAAATAATATGGAAAAAGTTGAAAAAATAGAAGTTTTATCATTAGGAAAAATTGTAAAAATAGGTGAACCTATTATGAAAGTAACTTTGAAATAA